Below is a genomic region from Sulfitobacter sp. OXR-159.
AGACGACGCTGATCTCGACCATTTGCGGCATCACCACCGCGACCAGTGGCACAGTGACCGTTGGTGGCCATGACATTAAGGACGATTTCCGCGCTGCACGCACGATGATCGGGCTGGTCCCGCAAGAAATTAACCTTGAACCGTTTGAAAAGGTGCTGAACACCGTGCGCTTCTCGCGCGGGTTGTTTGGCCGTCCGGCGGATGAGGCGGTGCTGGAGAAAATCCTGCGTCAACTTTCGCTCTGGGACAAGAAAGACAGCCAGATCCGTGAGCTTTCGGGTGGGATGAAACGCCGCGTGCTGATCGCCAAAGCACTGTCGCATGACCCAAAGGTGCTGTTTCTGGACGAGCCTACCGCGGGCGTCGACGTGGAACTGCGCAAGGACATGTGGGAGATCGTGGCGGGGCTGAAAGCCTCTGGCGTGACGATCATCCTGACCACCCATTACATCGAAGAGGCCGAGGCCATCGCGGACCGGATCGGCGTCATCGCCAAGGGCGAATTGCTGCTGGTCGAAGAGAAAGACGCGCTGATGGCGCGGATGGGCAAAAAGCAACTTGAAGTGCAGCTCACCGAGCCGATCACCGACGTGCCGCTGGCGCTGCAGTCGCCCGATGTGGAGTTGTCCGCCGATGGTCGGTCCCTGATCTATACCTATGACACCAACGCCGAGCGGACCGGCATCACCAAGCTGCTCTCCAAAGTGGCCGAAAGCGGTCTGGTGCTGCAAGACGTGGCGACACGGCAAAGCAGTCTGGAAGATATCTTTGTCGATCTGCTCAAGGAGGATGCGGCATGAACTGGACCGCGATCAAAGCCATCTACGCGTTCGAGATGGCACGGTTTTTCCGAACCATCACGCAGAGTATCATCTCTCCGGTGCTGTCGACCTCGCTCTACTTCGTTGTTTTCGGCGCAGCCATCGGCAGCCGGATCGAAGAGGTCGAGGGTGTGAGCTATGGCGCCTTCATTGTGCCGGGTCTGATCATGCTCAGCGTCATCACGCAGTCGATCTCAAACGCCTCTTTCGGCATCTATTTCCCGAAATTTATCGGCACGGTCTATGAATTGCTCTCGGCCCCAATCAACTTTTTCGAGATCGTCATCGGATATGTCGGTGCGGCGGCCACCAAGGCGCTGTTCATCGGCACGATCATCCTGATTACGGCGTTTTTCTTTGTCGATATAACCATCCAGCATCCCATCGCCATGGTCGCTTTCCTGATCCTGACCTGTATCAGCTTCGCGCTAATGGGCTTTATCATCGGCATCTGGGCAGGGAATTTTGAGCAGTTACAACTTGTGCCGCTCTTGATCGTCACGCCGCTGGTCTTCCTTGGCGGGTCTTTCTACTCGATCTCGATGCTGCCGCCGGTTTGGCAGGTGATCTCGCACTTCAATCCGGTGGTCTATCTGATCTCAGGTTTCCGCTGGGCATTTTTCGGCTCTGCCGATGTGCCGATCCTGACCAGCCTTGCGGCAATCGCGCTGTTTACGGCGCTTTGCCTCGGTGTGATCTGGTGGATTTTCCGCACCGGCTGGCGTCTGCGGGCCTGAGGGCTGCGAAACTTCTGCGCCCGCCTTGTTTGCACCGGGTGGGCGTTCTACATGAGAAGAATGAGAATTCGGCTGCCCTTCCTTAAATCCCCGCCCAGCGTTTCCGTGATCCGGCTTTCCGGCATGATCGGCTCGCAGGGCCGCGCGGTGTTGAACGATGCGACCATGGCTCCGGTCATCGAAAAGGCCTTTGCCAAGGGCAAGCCTGCCGCTGTCGCGTTGGAGATTAACTCTCCCGGTGGCAGCCCGGTGCAATCGTCGTTGATCGGCGCGCGTATTCGGCGGTTGGCGGAGGAAAAGAACATCCCCGTTATCGCATTTGTCGAAGATGTCGCGGCCTCAGGCGGCTATTGGCTGGCGGCTGCGGCGGATGAGATTTACGCGGACCCAAGCTCGGTTGTGGGCTCCATTGGGGTGATCTCGGCCTCCTTTGGGGTGCATGAGTTCATTCGCGAGCATGGGGTCGAGCGGCGCGTCTATACGGCAGGGCAGAGCAAATCCATGCTCGACCCCTTCCGCCCGGAAAACCCCGAAGATGTCGCGCGGCTGAAAACGCTGCTCGAAGATATTCATGAAAACTTTATCGACCATGTGAAGACACGCCGTGCGGGCAAATTGCCCGAGGGGCAAGACCTCTTTACCGGGGAAATCTGGCTGGCGAAACGCGCCGCCGAACTGGGCTTGATCGACGGTGTCGGCCATCTGAAACCGCTGTTGAAAGAGCGCTTTGGTGACAAGGTGAAACTGCGCCGCTACGGCGTGAAACGCGGGCTTCTGTCGCGCTTTGGCGTGCAGATGGTGCAGGACGCGGTGCAGGGCATAGAGGAACGCGCGGCCTATGCGCGGTTTGGTCTCTAGCCCATGGTTTTCAAGATTGTTCTGCTGTTTCTGGTGGCCATGGGCCTGCTCGCTTGGTTTGGAAAAATGCATTGGCTGGGGGGCAAACGCCTATCCCGGACCAAATGTCGTGACTGCGGACGTTACCGCATTGGCAAAGGCGATTGTGCCTGTAAGGGAGGGCGTTAATGCTGATGCCGTGGCTACTTTCGGGGCTTGGCCTCGTGATCCTGCTGTTTGCGGGGGATGCTCTGGTCAAAGGGGCGGTGAATCTGTCGCTGCGCCTTGGGGTGCCCGCGCTGATCGTCAGTTTGACGATCGTGGCCTTTGGTACCTCTGCGCCGGAACTGCTGATCTCGGTTAAGGCGATCTTGGACAACGCGCCGGGTTTGGCGCTTGGGAATGTCGTCGGGTCGAACACGGCTAACATCCTGATGGTGCTGGGCATTCCCGCGCTGTTGGCGACGATGCACACCTCCGAATGCAGCACGCACAAGACCTATAATCAGATGATCGCGGCCTCGCTGCTCTTTATCGCGTTGGCCTTCCGCGGTGTGTTCGACTGGATCTCGGGGCTGATCCTGCTCTCCGGTCTGGCCTATATGCTCTACGACGCTTTCGGCGATGCCAAAGATCACCGCCGCGCCTGCCGCAGCGGGGAGGTTGAGGAAGAGGAAGAGCCCGAAGGCGCCGACCCCGACATGGCGGGCTGGCAGATTGCACTGTTCCTGATCCTTGGGCTGATCGGCTTGCCCTTGGGTGCGAGCCTTTTGGTGGATAATGCGACGCTCATCGCCCAGACCTACGGTGTCAGCGACACGGTGATCGGCCTGACACTGGTGGCAGTGGGCACGTCGCTGCCTGAACTGGCGACCACGGTGATGGCCGCACTGCGCCGTCAGGCGGATGTGGCGCTTGGGAACGTCATTGGTTCGAACATGTTCAACCTGCTGGCTATTATCGGCATCGCAAGCCTTGTCGGTCCGATTTCGGTCGACGAAGCCTTCTTGCGGATCGACCTGTGGGTGATGCTGGGCGCGTCACTGCTGCTGATCCCCTTCGTCTATCTGGGGCGCGATATCACGCGGCTTTGGGGTGTGGCGCTGAGCGCGCTTTACGGGCTTTATTTGGTAATCATCCTGATCTGAGGAGGGCGGCAGATGCGGCGGGCATTGGTGACCGGAGCCGGGCAACGTCTGGGCCGCGCCATGGCGCTCTATCTCGGGCAGCGGGGCTTTGACGTGGCGGTGCATTACGCCACCTCGCGTGCCGGGGCCGAAGCAACCGCCGCTGAGATTACGGCCATGGGCCGTCGCGCCGTGGCCCTGCAAGCCGACCTTTTGGACGATACCGCAGCCGGGGCGCTGTTGCCCCGCGCGGCAGAGGCGCTTGGCGGGCCGATCACCTGCCTTGTGAACAACGCCTCGATATTCGAGCAGGACGATATCGCGAGCGCCAGCCGTGAAAGCTGGGACCGCCATATGGGCAGCAACCTGCGGGCGCCCTTCGTGTTGACGCAGGCGATGGCGGGGCAGGGGCTGATGCCCGAGGTCGACGCCGGGGGCGAGCCGCGTGCGCGCGGTTTGATCGTCAATATGCTGGACCAGCGGGTGCGCAACCTGACGCCGGAATACACCACCTATACGATCGCCAAGATGGGCCTTTGGGCAATGACGCGCACCACTGCGCAGGCGCTGGCCCCGGCGATCCGGGTCAATGGCATCGGTCCCGGCCCCACGTTACAAGGCACGCACCAAGACGCCGAAGACTTTGCCGCGCAGCGCCGCGGCACGGTTTTGGGCCGGGGGGCAAATCCAGAGGATATCACGGCGGCACTGGGCTATTTCATCGATTCGCCGGGCGTCACAGGGCAGCTTATCTGCACCGATGGCGGCGAACATTTGCAGTGGGATACAAGCCCTAAAAGCCCCCGAAACTGATGGCCATGCGGGAAGTTTTGCACCTCGTTAATCTATGTAACCAAAGTGTTACCGAAACCCTTTTGTTTTCAGGGGCTTGTTTCACGGTAAACAAAAGAGTGAGCGAAATCAGTATATTACGGCCTTGCCTAAAAAATAGGCAAATCAGCGAACCATGTTAAAAACAAAGAGAAATCCAAGATGCCCAGAAGTTATCGGCAGAGTTATCCACATCTTCAGTGGACATGTTAAAGCTTGCCCCCATTGCCGTCCTATTGCAGCGAAGCACGAGAATCAGCGCCTGAGATGACCACGCCAAACGACAGCCCACCGCCGCAAGGCCGCCAAGTGATTCAGGCCTATCTGAAGTCGCTCGATTCCTCGCCGGGCGTCTACCGGATGCTCGATGCGGAGAGCCGCGTGCTCTATGTTGGCAAGGCGCAGAACCTGCGCGCGCGGGTGTCGTCCTATGCGCGGCCGACGGGGCATTCGGGCCGCATTTCGCGGATGATTGCCAATACCGCTTCGATGATGTTTTTGACCACGAAGACGGAAACCGAGGCGCTGCTTCTCGAACAGAACCTGATCAAGCAGCTCAAGCCCAAGTTCAACGTGCTGCTGCGCGACGACAAAAGCTTTCCCAATATCCTTGTCACCGCTGATCACGACTATCCGCAGATCAAGAAACACCGCGGCGCGAAGAAGGAAAAGGGCAGCTATTATGGCCCCTTCGCCAGCGCGGGCGCGGTGAACCGGACGCTCAACCAGTTGCAGCGGGTCTTCCTGCTGCGGGACTGTTCCAATGCGATGTTCGACAGCCGCACACGGCCCTGTCTGCAACACCAAATCAAACGCTGCTCGGCCCCCTGCGTCGGCAAGATCTCGGCCGAGGAATACCGCCAGACCGTCCGTGATGCGGAGCGGTTTCTGAGTGGCAAATCGACCGAGATTCAGGGCCGTCTGGCGCAGGACATGGCCGAGGCATCTGAGGCGATGGAGTTTGAACGCGCCGCCGCTCTGCGCGACCGGATCAAGGCGCTGACGCAGGTGCAAACGGCCCAAGGCATTAACCCGCAAGGGGTGAACGAGGCCGACATCATCGCGCTCCATATGGAGGGCGGACAGGCCTGCGTGCAGGTCTTCTTCATTCGCGCCAACCAGAATTGGGGCAACCGGGATTACTACCCCCGCGTCGGGGCCGATGTAGACGCCGCCGAGGTGCTGGAGGCTTTCATCGGCCAGTTCTACGACACCCGCGAGCCGCCGCGGCAGTTGATCCTGAGCAATGAGATCGAAAACCCCGATCTGATGGCCGAAGCGCTGAGCGGCAAGATCGGTCGCAAGGTGGAACTGTTGGTGCCACAGCGGGGCGAGAAAGCCGAACTGGTCGACGGTGCCCTGCGCAACGCGCGCGAAAGCCTAGCCCGCAAGATGGCCGAGACAGCGACCCAGACCAAGCTGCTTCAAGGGCTGGCCGATGCCTTTGATCTGCCAAAACCGCCCGATCGGATCGAGGTTTACGACAACTCGCACATCCAAGGCACCAATGCGGTGGGCGCGATGATTGTCGCGGGCCCCGAAGGGATGATGAAAAACCAGTACCGCAAGTTCAACATCCGCGGCGATGACCTGACCCCCGGTGATGACTTTGGCATGATGAAAGAGGTGCTGCACCGCCGGTTTAAACGCCTGATTAAAGAAGACCCAGACCGCAGCCGTGGGCTTTGGCCCGATCTGTTGCTGATTGATGGGGGCGCCGGGCAGGTGAGCGCCGTGGCCTCTATTATGGCGCAGCATGGGGTGCAGGACATTCCGATGGTCGGCGTCGCCAAGGGTATTGATCGGGATGCGGGCAAGGAAGAGTTCCACCGTGTCGGCAAGCGCGTCATGGCGCTGCGGCACAATGATCCGGTGCTTTATTTCGTGCAGCGGCTGCGTGACGAGGCGCACCGTTTCGCCATCGGCACCCACCGCGCGAAACGCGCCAAGGGTGTCAGTGCCACGCCGCTCGATGATGTGCCGGGCGTCGGGGCTGCGCGCAAACGCGCGCTTTTGGCGCATTTCGGCTCGGCCAAGGCGGTGGGCCGCGCGAACCTCAGTGATCTTAAGGCCGTCGAAGGGGTGTCGGATGCGCTGGCAGAGACAATTTATGGCTACTTCCATGAAAAGGGTTAGGTATGCGTCCGCCGAAGGGCAGGCCGCTGGCGCGGTTTCGTCCTTTCAGCCGCGAACGGCGCAAGATAGGATAACGTCATGAAATGGAATTTGCCCAATATCCTGACCCTGCTCAGGCTGGTCGCGGCCCCCGGTGTGGCGGTCATGTTTCTCTATTTTACGCGGCCCTACGCCGACTGGTTCGCATTGGTGCTCTTTGTCGGGGCGGCGGTGACGGATTGGTTTGACGGCTATCTTGCCCGCGCTTGGGGGCAGGAAACCAAACTGGGCGCCATGCTCGACCCGATTGCCGACAAAGCGATGGTCGTGATCGCGCTGATGGTGATCGTGGCCTTTTCCAGCTGGTCGCCGTGGCTGGTGCTGCCCGCCACGCTGATCCTGTTTCGGGAAGTCTTTGTCTCGGGCCTGCGTGAATATCTGGGCGACGTGGCGGGCACTTTGAAGGTCACCCAACTGGCCAAGTGGAAGACGACCCTGCAGATGATCGCGATCGCCGTGCTGTTCTCGCAAGGCGTGTTCGAACATTATCTTGGGATGAGCGTTTTCGGCATGGACCAGCAGATGATCGAAGCGATCCTTGATGGCGAGGTCGAAGATACTCTGGGGCTGGGTTGGAAGCTCGCCGGGATGGAATGGGCCGGGCTGTTGGGGCTGGTCCTGCTGTGGATCGCCGCGGTGCTGACCGCCATCACCGGCTTTGACTACCTGCGCAAGGCGCTGCCACATCTGAAGGAGCCAATCTAATGGATGTCCTCTATTTTGCATGGGTTCGCGAACGCATCGGTCTGCCGCGTGAACAGGTGGAAAGCACCGCCGCGACTGTGGCTGAACTGGTCGAGGAATTACGTGGCCGAGAGGAGCGTTACGAGATGGCGTTTTCTGACCTCTCCGCATTGCGCGTGGCTGTGGATCAGGAGTTGACCGATTTCGACGCCCCGCTGAATGGCGCGCGCGAAGTGGCCTTTTTCCCTCCGATGACCGGGGGCTGACCCATGCGCGTTTTGGTGCAGGAAGCGCCCTTTGATCTGGCCGAGGAAACCGCACGTTTCGCCAAGGGCGAGGGCGGCAGCGGTGCGATTGTGACCTTTACCGGCGTTGTGCGCGACAATGATGCAGGCACGCTGAGCGCGATGGAGATCGAACATTACCCCGGCATGACCGAAAAGGCGCTGAGCGAGATTGCGCAGCAGGCCGTTACGCGGTTCGATCTGCAAGATGCGCTGGTGATCCACCGCCATGGGCGTCTGGTGCCGGGCGAACAGATCATGATGGTCGCCACGGCAGCGCGGCATCGCCGCAGCGCATTCGAGGCGGCGGAGTTTTTGATGGACTACCTCAAATCCCGCGCGCCATTCTGGAAGCGCGAGATCACGGCTGAGGGGGAGGCGTGGGTCGCTGCGAAAGACGAAGATGAGGCCGCGCTAGAGCGCTGGTAAGCGACCGCTTTAGGCGAAGCGCCCGTCTTTTTCTATGACTTCGATCTGATAGCCATCAGGGTCCGCCACAAAGAAGAACTTCGCCACAGTCTCCCCCGCAGGGCGAAAATCGACGATGTCACGCGGGGCGGCACCGGCTTTGATCGCAGTCTCGCGGGCGGCTTCGAGGTCTTCGACCACAAAGGCCAGATGGCCATAACCGTCACCCAGATTATAGGGCGTGTCGCGGTCCTTGTTGACCGTCAGTTCCAGCTCAAAATCGCCCGCAGCGTCGCGCAGGTAGATCAGGGTGAAGCTGTCGAAATCCAAACGGTCCGCAATCTTCAGCCCGAAAACGTCTTCGTAGAATTTCACCGATGCCGCCTCATCAAGGACGCGGATCATGGAATGGGCGAGTTTGGCCATGGGAGCCTCCGGAAGGGCGTAGGGTTAGGCTTTCTGACGCTCGATATAGGCGCGCATCTCTTCGGCCTCGTGACGGGCGTCGCGCAGGCCGTCCATCGCGGCGCGCAACTCTGCCTCGGTCTGGGCAAGCTGGTTGGTCAGTTCGGCTTCGCGTTGCTGCAGATAGGTGATCGCCTGATCGCGGGTTTCTTCGGCCTCGTGCAGCTCTTGGCTCATCCGGTCAAGCTGGGCCACATCATCGGCGGCCACACGGGTGAAGCGGTTCAGCAGCCAATTGGCGAACCATCCCATGCAGAAGGCCACGAAAAGAATGATGGCTGTTGCCAGGACAAACTCAGTTCTGCTCATCACCGCTGCCTTCTTCGGTTTCGTCGGATTCCCCGATCTCTTCTGCCGTGGTATCGCCCGTTTCTTCCGCAGATTCCAGCGCTGTTTCGTCTTCGGGCGTCTCAGACTCAGGTTGGATCAGGCGGAATTCGATGCGGCGGTTGGCTTCGCGGCCTTCCTCGGTCTTGTTGTCGGCGATGGGGTTTTCTTCGCCATAGCCTTTGGCAAGGAAGGACGAGGTCAGCACCCGGCGGGCGCGCAATTCGTTCAGAACCGATTCAGCGCGGCTTTGCGACAGCGACAGGTTCATCGATTCGCGGCCTTGGCTGTCGGTGTAGCCCTGAATTTCCAGCGGGATGTCACCGCAGCGTTTCAGCACCTCGGCGATATCATCCATCGTGCCCAGAGCGGCCGCGTCGATCGTGGCGCTGCCCGGCTCGAAAGTGATCTTGCCGATTTTCAGGATTTCGCGAATCTCGGCTTCGCATTCTTCGGGTGTGGGCAGACCCGCGATGGGGTCGAGCTTTTCTTGATAGGTGATGTCGATGCTGTAATCCGCACCTTCGCCCAGCTTGTCGGCCAAGAGTGAGGCAACGGTGGTGTTCGCATCCTTGTTGCCGGTGTTGCCCATCACCTCAAGCCGGTCGGGCGTGACGTTGACAGAGCCGTTGGCGAGCGAGGCCATGGCCTCCAGCCCGGTCAGGACGCGGGTGGCCCAATCGTCCGGCAGGGTCTCGTCCAGACGTGCGGCGGTATAGACATTGGCCGATCCGAAATGCGATTTCGCGTAGCTGTCCGCCAGATCGCGCAGCCCCTCGGTCGAGAGCCGTCCGCGCAGTTGCACCTGCCCCTCGGGCGAGAGGGTGGCGGTGAATTCGGGCGGGCCTGCGTCGGGGTCTTCGACTTTCGGCAGTTTCGCAGTCAGGGCGAAAACATCCGGCAGGGCGTTTTCCAACTCGCCCACAACGCGGTCGAAGGTGTTGGACTCAGTGCCGGGTGCGGCCAGCAATGTAATGTCTGCATCCGCGAAAGAAATGGCGCCTTGGCCCACGCGGCTCAGCGCTTCGATGGCCAGCGCCACGGCGCGGCCCCAGTTCGGGCTGGGCACACCCAGACCGATGGTGCAATCGGCACTTTCTGACGCGCCGGCGGCGATGCCCGCTTTCAGGATGCGGTTGGCGGCGGCTTCGGTATCGGCAGAGCAAGCATCGAAACGCGCGCCTTCCGCGTCGATCTCAAACCGCAGGGTAAAGGGGGTGATCACCGGGCGGGGTGCTGCGATGTCGAGCCGCAGCCGCAGGCTGGGCGGGGCCGCGCGCTGCAGTTTGCGCTCCATCTGCGCCTTGGCGGCGGCGCTGTCGGCGATGGCGGTAATCGTCACCCGCCCCGCATCGACCGAGGCTTTGGCGCGGGGCAGGTCCGCCATGGCACGCACCGCAAAGTTCAGCGCGTCTTCCCAGCCTTCGGGGGCTGGATAGTCTGCGGATTCCAACAGGTCGGTTACCGTGGCGTCACCGGCCATGTCGCCAAAGGCGTCGATCACCGCCTCGCGGTCGGTGCTGGTGGGGATCAGGCCAATGATCGAGATGCCCGCATCATTGCGCAGAACCTCGGCAGAGAAACGCGGCGGGGCGATGCCGGATTGGGCCTCGACCTCCATCTCGTCGATCACGCGAGCGGCGTCGACCACGGTGCCTGCGGTCGACAGGGCGCGGAAACGCACGGCCTCGGTCGGGGCGATCCCGGCGAGGGTGACTTGCAGACCATCGGCCTGCACCTCGGCCCATGTCATGCCCTGATCGTCCAGCGCGTCACGCACACCGATTTCAGAAGTATCCTCGATCAACTGCACCGAAAAGCTTGCCGCCACGAGAGAGACCACCCCTGCGGCTGCAAAGGTCAGGGCGATCATGAAAATGGCGGAGAGGCGCATGGGCGGCCTTCTGGTTGTTAAGCTCAAGACTTGATACGCGCGTCCTGCCGGGGGTGCAATCAGGCCAGAAGACTTGCTGCGAAAAACAACAGCGGGATCATGCCGGTATCGCGGTTGGCGCGAAAGAGCTGCAAGAGCTTGGCGTTGTCTTTGGTGTCCAGCCCGCGCAATTGCCACGCCATATGCCATCCCATGGCCCAAGGCCCGCCAAGCGCAATCGCCAGCGCCAGCACCGAAGCCTCTGGCAGGCCGGCATAGATCACGGCGATCCCCATCAAACCGACAGTCGCCATGAGGAAGCGCCGCAGCCATTTGCCAGAATTCTCTCCAAAGAGCCGGGCGGTGGATTTGACCCCGATCAGCGCGTCATCCTCGGCATCCTGATGGGCGTAGATTGTGTCATAGAACAGCGTCCAAGCGATCCCGGCGAGGTAGAGCACCACGGCGGGCGCGTGCAACGTGCCCGCATGCGCCGTCCAAGCCAGCATCGCGCCCCAGTTAAAGGCGAGGCCCAGAAAGACCTGCGGCCACCATGTGAACCGTTTGGCGAAGGGATAGACAGCCACCGGCAGCAGCGCCAGGACACCCATGGCAATGGCCGCTTGGTTAAAGGAAAGCAGTATCAGCAGCGCCAGCAGCATTTGCCCCACCATCCACGCCAGCGCCTGTTTTACCGTGACCGCCCCCGAAGGGATCGGTCGCGAGCGGGTGCGCGCGACCTTGCCGTCGATGTTGCGGTCGGTGATGTCGTTCCACGTACAGCCCGCCCCTCGCATCAGAAAGGCGCCGATGCCGCAGCCTGCGAAGATCCACAGATCCTCCCACCGTGGCGATTGGTCAAACAGGATCGCAAGGCTCAACCCCCACCAGCAGGGCAGCAGCAACAGCCATGTGCCGATGGGCCGGTCCGCACGGCTCAGCCGCAGGTAGGGGCGCAGCCCGGCAGGGGCGTAACGGTCGACCCAATTGTCGGTCACAGCATCGGCAACAGGCGCATCGGGCGTAGCATCTGGCGAAGGCGGCTGGTTGTGCATATATCTGGCCCCATGAATGCGAAAATCAGATTGTATGTAGATCAGCCCTTGGGGCAGGGGCAAACGGTTCCTTTGGCGCGCGAGCAGGCGCATTATCTCTTTGGGGTGATGCGGCTGTCGGTCGGGGCCGGGGTGCTTTTGTTCAACGGGCGCGATGGCGAATGGCTAGCCGAGGTCGCTGAGGCGGGCAAACGCGGCGGGGTTCTGACCTGTGTCGAACAGACCCGCCCGTTGCAGATGCCGCCGGATCTGTGGCTGCTTTTCGCGCCGATCAAAAAGACCCGGACAGATTTTATTGTTGAAAAAGCCGCCGAGATGGGCGCCTCGCGCATTGTCCCGGTGATGACCGACTTCACCAACGCAGGCCGCGTGCAGCAGCCGCGCCTTCAGGCCCATGCGGTCGAAGCGGCAGAGCAATGCGGCGGCACCTATGTGCCCGAGGTGGCCGAGGCAGTGAAGCTAGGGCGGCTGCTGGATCAATGGGACAGCACCCGGCAGATCATGTTCTGCGATGAGGCTTTAGCCGGAGAGAGCGGCGCGCTTCCCACGGGGACAGGCGGACCATGGGCCATTCTCATCGGTCCCGAAGGTGGGTTTTCGGAAGGAGAACGCAAGCGCTTGCACGGGTTTGATCATGCCCACGCCGTCACACTGGGGCCGCGCATCCTGCGGGCCGATACGGCGGCGGTGGCGGCGATGACCATGTGGCAGCAGGCTTTGGGAGATTGGTGATGCAAAGGATGACCCAATGAGTTTCCTGCGCCAAGGCGCCCGCGACCAGCTTTGGCGCTGGCGCGAGGCGATTGTCGGCGGCGGGCTGATGCTCTTTGGGCTCTGGCTGGTGGCCGGGCCGGGCTTTTTGCTGGCGGTCCCGGGCTATGCGGCGCTTGCCGGGGGCGCGGCGCTGATCTGGATCGGCGTACAACGTGCCCGTTTTCGCGGTGAAGGTGACGGGGCGGGGGCCGTTCAGGTTGTCGAGGGGCAGATCTCCTATTTCGGCCCGCTGACCGGCGGCACGGTCGCTCTGCGCGAACTGCAGCGGCTCAGCCTCGACCGACAGATGTTTCCAGCCCATTGGCGGCTTGAGCCGCGCGACGATAAAGCGCCCCTGCTGATCCCGGTGAATGCCGCTGGCTCCGAGGCGCTTTTTGACGCTTTCGCCGCCCTGCCGGGCCTGCGCACCGAGCGGATGCTCTTTGAGTTGCGCAAGACCCGCCATGACGCCGTTGTGATCTGGGAGCGCGCGCCGCTGCGCCCGGCGCATGTGTTGCTGCATTGACAGCCCCGGCAAATCCGCCCATCCCTGCTAAACACGACGCCAAGTCGTCACCTTAGAAGACACCCAAGACGACCCTTCAAAACGGAGCCCTCGCAAATGTCCATTCCTCAATCCGGCGGCGGCCCGATCGAACATCATGACCAAATGGCGCAGTATCTGGCCGACGGCTGCAAGCCAAAAGAAGATTGGCGCATCGGCACAGAACACGAGAAATTCGGCTATTGCACTGATACTCATAAGCCGCTGCCCTATGAGGGCGACCGCTCAATCCGGGTGATGCTGGAAGGGCTGCGTGACCGTCACGGCTGGGCGCCGGTCGAAGAGGGTGGCAAGCTTATCGGGCTGGAAAAAGAGGGTGCGAACATCAGTCTTGAGCCGGGCGGGCAGTTGGAGCTGTCGGGCGCGCCGGTCGAAACCATCCATGAAACTTGCGATGAGGTGAACACCCACCTGCGCGAGGTCAAAGATGTGGCCGATGAGATCGGCGTGGGCTTCATCGGTCTGGGCGCCGCGCCCGAGTGGTCGCATGAGCAGATGGATTTGATGCCCAAGGGCCGTTACAAGCTGATGGACGGCTATATGCAAAAGGTCGGCACCATGGGCACCACCATGATGCGCCGCACCTGCACCGTGCAGGTGAACCTAGATTTCGCGAGTGAAGCCGACATGGTGCAAAAGATGCGCGTGGCCGTGGCGATGCAGCCCATCGCCAATGCGCTTTTTGCCAATTCACCCTTCCTCGACGGCAAGCCCAATGGCGTGAAATCCACCCGCGGGTTGGTGTGGCGCAATCTGGATGATGCCCGCACTGGGATGGTGCCTTTCGTCTTTGACGAGGGTTTTGGGTTTGAGGCTTGGG
It encodes:
- the pgsA gene encoding CDP-diacylglycerol--glycerol-3-phosphate 3-phosphatidyltransferase encodes the protein MKWNLPNILTLLRLVAAPGVAVMFLYFTRPYADWFALVLFVGAAVTDWFDGYLARAWGQETKLGAMLDPIADKAMVVIALMVIVAFSSWSPWLVLPATLILFREVFVSGLREYLGDVAGTLKVTQLAKWKTTLQMIAIAVLFSQGVFEHYLGMSVFGMDQQMIEAILDGEVEDTLGLGWKLAGMEWAGLLGLVLLWIAAVLTAITGFDYLRKALPHLKEPI
- the moaD gene encoding molybdopterin converting factor subunit 1, whose protein sequence is MDVLYFAWVRERIGLPREQVESTAATVAELVEELRGREERYEMAFSDLSALRVAVDQELTDFDAPLNGAREVAFFPPMTGG
- a CDS encoding molybdenum cofactor biosynthesis protein MoaE, with translation MRVLVQEAPFDLAEETARFAKGEGGSGAIVTFTGVVRDNDAGTLSAMEIEHYPGMTEKALSEIAQQAVTRFDLQDALVIHRHGRLVPGEQIMMVATAARHRRSAFEAAEFLMDYLKSRAPFWKREITAEGEAWVAAKDEDEAALERW
- a CDS encoding VOC family protein, giving the protein MAKLAHSMIRVLDEAASVKFYEDVFGLKIADRLDFDSFTLIYLRDAAGDFELELTVNKDRDTPYNLGDGYGHLAFVVEDLEAARETAIKAGAAPRDIVDFRPAGETVAKFFFVADPDGYQIEVIEKDGRFA
- a CDS encoding OmpA family protein produces the protein MRLSAIFMIALTFAAAGVVSLVAASFSVQLIEDTSEIGVRDALDDQGMTWAEVQADGLQVTLAGIAPTEAVRFRALSTAGTVVDAARVIDEMEVEAQSGIAPPRFSAEVLRNDAGISIIGLIPTSTDREAVIDAFGDMAGDATVTDLLESADYPAPEGWEDALNFAVRAMADLPRAKASVDAGRVTITAIADSAAAKAQMERKLQRAAPPSLRLRLDIAAPRPVITPFTLRFEIDAEGARFDACSADTEAAANRILKAGIAAGASESADCTIGLGVPSPNWGRAVALAIEALSRVGQGAISFADADITLLAAPGTESNTFDRVVGELENALPDVFALTAKLPKVEDPDAGPPEFTATLSPEGQVQLRGRLSTEGLRDLADSYAKSHFGSANVYTAARLDETLPDDWATRVLTGLEAMASLANGSVNVTPDRLEVMGNTGNKDANTTVASLLADKLGEGADYSIDITYQEKLDPIAGLPTPEECEAEIREILKIGKITFEPGSATIDAAALGTMDDIAEVLKRCGDIPLEIQGYTDSQGRESMNLSLSQSRAESVLNELRARRVLTSSFLAKGYGEENPIADNKTEEGREANRRIEFRLIQPESETPEDETALESAEETGDTTAEEIGESDETEEGSGDEQN
- the ubiA gene encoding 4-hydroxybenzoate octaprenyltransferase, which produces MHNQPPSPDATPDAPVADAVTDNWVDRYAPAGLRPYLRLSRADRPIGTWLLLLPCWWGLSLAILFDQSPRWEDLWIFAGCGIGAFLMRGAGCTWNDITDRNIDGKVARTRSRPIPSGAVTVKQALAWMVGQMLLALLILLSFNQAAIAMGVLALLPVAVYPFAKRFTWWPQVFLGLAFNWGAMLAWTAHAGTLHAPAVVLYLAGIAWTLFYDTIYAHQDAEDDALIGVKSTARLFGENSGKWLRRFLMATVGLMGIAVIYAGLPEASVLALAIALGGPWAMGWHMAWQLRGLDTKDNAKLLQLFRANRDTGMIPLLFFAASLLA
- a CDS encoding 16S rRNA (uracil(1498)-N(3))-methyltransferase, whose protein sequence is MNAKIRLYVDQPLGQGQTVPLAREQAHYLFGVMRLSVGAGVLLFNGRDGEWLAEVAEAGKRGGVLTCVEQTRPLQMPPDLWLLFAPIKKTRTDFIVEKAAEMGASRIVPVMTDFTNAGRVQQPRLQAHAVEAAEQCGGTYVPEVAEAVKLGRLLDQWDSTRQIMFCDEALAGESGALPTGTGGPWAILIGPEGGFSEGERKRLHGFDHAHAVTLGPRILRADTAAVAAMTMWQQALGDW